The Candidatus Reconcilbacillus cellulovorans genome includes the window TGCTCGATCAATACGACGAGTATTCGACTTACTGGGCTTTTGGTTGGTTTATGGCAAGCTATTTGCGCGGCGCCGACGATCGAGTTTTGAAAAAACTCTGGAATGATGCGCGTTCCGTCAATCCCCATGTGCCGGCGTACATGTTGGGAAAAAAGCCGTTGCTCCCCGGTCGGCCGGATTGGATCGCGGTGGGCGGAGAGTCGGAAGCCGCCGCTTACGTGTACGAATTGAAGCATCTTGGTCTTTTGGACGAGCGGTTACGGGCCTGGGTCAGAAAACAGGAATCCGGACGGAAAGGTTGAGATGAATGGACAAGCTGAAAATCGGATCTCACGTGTCGTTTTCCGAACGAGGTCTTTTGAACGCCGCGGAAGAGGCGATATCTTACGGATCAAGCACGTTCATGATTTATACCGGCGCTCCCCAAAATACGAAGCGCAAACCGATGGAAGAGCAGTACGTCGAAGAAGGGCTTCGGCTCATGCGGGAGCACGGTATCGGGGAAATCGTCGTACATGCGCCGTACATTATTAATTTGGGATCCTATAAGCGCGACACGTTTGAACTTGCCGTCCGGTTCCTGCAAGACGAAATTCGCCGTACGGCGTACCTCGGCGTGAAGCAGATCGTGCTTCATCCCGGTTCTTATACCGACAAAGATCCGGAGTACGGGTTGGCCCGGATCGCCGAAGGGCTGAACGAAGTGCTGGACGGCACGAGCGACACCGACGTCTGCATCGCTCTGGAGACGATGGCCGGCAAAGGCTCGGAACTCGGCCGCACGTTCGAGGAGCTGGCGCGGATGATCGACGCCGTCAGGCAGAACGACCGGTTGACCGTCTGTTTCGATACTTGTCACGTCCACGACGCCGGCTACGACATCGTCCGTGATCTCGACGGCGTTTTGGAGCGGTTCGACCGGATTATCGGCCTCGACCGGCTGACGGTCGTCCATCTGAACGACAGCAAAAACCCGGTCGGCTCCGCGAAGGATCGGCACGCGCCGCTCGGCTCGGGCTGGATCGGGTTTGAGGCGATCAAACGCGTCGTCGACCACGAGAAGCTGAGGAATTTGCCGTTTATTCTGGAAACACCCTGGATCGGCAAGGACAAAAACGCTCTCCGCCCGATGTATGAGGTGGAAATCGCGCTTTTGCGCGGCAATCCGGCGGAAAGGTTCGGGGCGGGGTTTATTGAAGATGTTGAACGACTACATCATTTTTTTGAAAAAATGGATATCCATCCGCGGCGTTATGTGCTGGAAACGTGGGAAACGCTGAAAAACGGGGCAAAATCGAAAAAGACCGACGCCCGCGAGCCGATGGAACGGTTGTACGACCTCGTCGTGGAACACGGGTTGTTTTCCGATTTGACGGAAGAACAGATCAATCACAGGCTGACGGCATTTTTCGCCGGCCGTGAATGGCTGAAGGCGGCCGTATAAATCAAACCGATCGGTCGAGGGACTGCAGGACGGAGGAAGGGGTATCGACAGCGTCATGTTGCATTATCGGGGGCGCGGCGCTTCGGGGCGTCGCGACGACCAGGCGAGGATGTTGATCTCGTGTCCGGACAGGCCGGGCATCGTTGCGGCGGTGTCCGGCTTTCTGGCGAGGCAAGGGGCGAATATCGTCCAGTCGGACCAGTATACGGTCGATCCGAGAGGGGGAATGTTTTTTATACGCATCGAATTCGATCTCGAACGGCTGTCGGAGCGTCTGGAACAGCTTCGGCAGGATTTTGAGCCGATCGCACGGGAATTTTCGATGCAATGGCGGATTGTGTCCGCCGGCCGTCGCAAACGGCTTGCGATCATGGTTTCGAAGGAAGACCATTGTTTGATGGAATTGCTATGGCAATGGAAGGCAGGCGACTTAAACGCCGACATCGCGATGGTCATCAGCAACCATCCCGACTTGCAGGGGCTCGTGGAGTCGTTCGGCTTGCCGTTTTATCACATTCCCGTGACGCCGGAGACCAAGGCGGAAGCGGAAGAGCGCCAGCTGGAGCTGCTCGGCGACAACATCGACGCCGTCGTGCTGGCGAGGTATATGCAGATTCTTTCGCCGCGGTTCGTCGAGCGTTTCCGCAATCGGATCATCAACATCCATCACTCGTTTCTACCGGCGTTCGTCGGCGGCAATCCATACAAGCAGGCGTTCGACCGCGGTGTAAAACTGATCGGCGCCACCGCACACTACGTCACCGAGGAACTCGACGCCGGACCGATCATCGAACAGGACGTCCAGCGGGTCAGCCACCGCGACAGCGTCGAAGATTTGAAAAGAATCGGCCGTACGATCGAACGCGTCGTACTGGCGAGAGCGGTGTCGTGGCATGTAGAGGACCGCATCATCGTGTTCGAAAATAAAACGGTGGTGTTCAGTTGAAGCGGAAACAGGCTGCCGACAAACGAGAATCGGCAGCCTGTTTCGTCAGGATCCGGAGTTTACTTCTTCAGCTCTTCCGGGATTTCGGGGCGATACAAAAACCACGATGATGCTTTGACAAAATACTGGGCGACTCCGGACAACACCGACGAAGTGAGGCGAGCCGTTTGACGAATCATGCTCCTTTTCCTCCTTTCCATTCAAAATTGGATAGAACATGTATGAATGATAAAAGAGAAAATGCGGAAGATTGTAGCCACAAGTTCATGCTGATCCACGCGATTACGATTAGTCTAAGCCACGGATAGACGCTTTCCGAGATGCGGTTGTAGCCGCGTAAATGAGAAGGAGCCAGCCACCATGCAAGGCAGACGGAAGTCACGGTCAGCGCCAAAACGACCGACTCCGGCAATCGCACATGCGGAGGCACCGCAACGATGGCGATCGTCGCCACAATGCAGAGGTAGTTGGAGTGAAAATGGTACCCACCGCCTATCGTGCGCAACGCGGCGAACCAGACGAGCGAAAGAAACGTATCCCAAAATTTTCCTGTCGCCGCTCCGACCGCCAACGCGCCCGCTACTGCCACAACCAAGTTGATCAGCAAAATAAGCGCAAATTTCATGACGGCGACACTTGCGGTCTCTTCGGCGTTCGCCTGTTTGATGGCGAGAGCGATGCGTTCGGCTGCGCGTTCAATCATCATGCTGGTTGAATTCCTTTTTGATGATCCAAAGTTGCAGAATCGTTAACGAAAATACCGTTATTACGAACAGAAGAAGAACATTTATGTAGTCCTGTGTAAATAAGAGGAGAGGAGAAACAATTTCTACAGCATATGCAAAAAGAGTTAATATGAATAATGTTGTATTAATCTTGTTCCATTTCACATCAATAAACTCTGTATCAGGCACAAATGTGAAACCGATCCGTTTTACATGGACAATTCGTGCCACTGCGAGAATAACAATAGTTGTTGTCAACTGAAGAAGATAAGCTCCCCATTCGCCTGGTTCTATCGGGGTATCCATGAAACTTTTCCAAAACACAAATAACAAACTCTGAAACGAAGCGTAGACCAATATTCCATTCATTGAAATAATTGCCGCATAGAAAGGATGAATCCTAATATTTTGCCACAAACACAAAAGTAAAATGACGCCTTGAATTGCTGTCGCATACAATCTCAAATCCAACGCCATAAACACCGTATACGACACGAACGACAACATAAACGCATTTACCGCGATCTGACCCCAGTAACCACTGAACGGGAGCTTGAACATGGCGAAAATGAGGACGAACAGACCGAACCATTCGAGCGTGGAGACGAGTAGGAAAATTGCTGCGTCCCAAATTTGCTGCTGCATAAGCGGCAACCTCCTTGCCACCCGCCAGTGGTTGTACACAACGCCTTTGCCTTTCATTATAAAGGACGAGCTGAAAATTTTGGAATATAAAATTTTTAAGATTTTTGTCCTATCTTAATCCCGTTCGTTACGCTTTCCCGCTTATCTTCAGCTTCGCGACGGCTTGTTTCCGGATTCGAGATGTTGTATATTTATTCATATCCTTTTCGAGGGCATCGCACGGAATAAAGGCAGGAGACCGACATGTTGACCACGGTGACGTGCCGCAAAGCGACGGAGGCGGACGTCGAACATCTTCACGCGCTGATCGCGACATACGCCGAGCGGGGCATTATGTTGCCGCGTTCGAAAGAGGCGCTGTTGCGCGCCGTCGATTCGTTCGTGGTGGCGGAGGTCGACGGGGTTTTCGCCGGATGCGGTTCGCTGTGCAAGCTCGGCGAAGACTTGGCGGAGATCCGTTCGCTCGGAGTCGTGGAACATTTTCAGGGGCAGGGCATCGGCCGACGCATTGTCGAGATGTTGGTGGATCAGGCGCGGCGCAGCGGTATTCCGAAAGTGATGGCGCTGACGTACGAGGTTGCGTTTTTCGAACGCCTTGGTTTTACAGTCGTCGCCAAAGAGATTTTTCCGGAGAAAGTCTGGACCGACTGCGTCCATTGCCCGAAACGGCATTGCTGCGATGAAATCGCCGTCATGAAACGCCTGTCCTGACTTGACAACGGGCGTTTTTTTCTGGTATTTTGTAAAGTGAATTTAGCACTCGTCGTTGTCGAGTGCTAACGACGGGAGGGGTCGTTGGGACCGGCGCTCGGCGAGGCTGATTGTTCGAACGAGGGGGGCCCGAGCCATGCTGACCGAACGACAGAAGCTGATTTTGGGCGTCATCGTCGACGACTACATTCGTTCGGCCGAGCCGGTCGGTTCTCGCACGATTTCCAAGCGCGGCACCGTCGGATTCAGTCCGGCGACGATCCGCAACGAAATGTCGGATCTTGAAGAGCTCGGATATCTCGAGCAGCCGCACACGTCGGCCGGACGCATCCCTTCGCAGAAAGGGT containing:
- a CDS encoding phosphatase yields the protein MIRQTARLTSSVLSGVAQYFVKASSWFLYRPEIPEELKK
- a CDS encoding formyltetrahydrofolate deformylase, which produces MLHYRGRGASGRRDDQARMLISCPDRPGIVAAVSGFLARQGANIVQSDQYTVDPRGGMFFIRIEFDLERLSERLEQLRQDFEPIAREFSMQWRIVSAGRRKRLAIMVSKEDHCLMELLWQWKAGDLNADIAMVISNHPDLQGLVESFGLPFYHIPVTPETKAEAEERQLELLGDNIDAVVLARYMQILSPRFVERFRNRIINIHHSFLPAFVGGNPYKQAFDRGVKLIGATAHYVTEELDAGPIIEQDVQRVSHRDSVEDLKRIGRTIERVVLARAVSWHVEDRIIVFENKTVVFS
- a CDS encoding GNAT family N-acetyltransferase (catalyzes the formation of N-acetyl-L-glutamate from acetyl-CoA and L-glutamate), giving the protein MLTTVTCRKATEADVEHLHALIATYAERGIMLPRSKEALLRAVDSFVVAEVDGVFAGCGSLCKLGEDLAEIRSLGVVEHFQGQGIGRRIVEMLVDQARRSGIPKVMALTYEVAFFERLGFTVVAKEIFPEKVWTDCVHCPKRHCCDEIAVMKRLS
- a CDS encoding deoxyribonuclease IV, whose translation is MDKLKIGSHVSFSERGLLNAAEEAISYGSSTFMIYTGAPQNTKRKPMEEQYVEEGLRLMREHGIGEIVVHAPYIINLGSYKRDTFELAVRFLQDEIRRTAYLGVKQIVLHPGSYTDKDPEYGLARIAEGLNEVLDGTSDTDVCIALETMAGKGSELGRTFEELARMIDAVRQNDRLTVCFDTCHVHDAGYDIVRDLDGVLERFDRIIGLDRLTVVHLNDSKNPVGSAKDRHAPLGSGWIGFEAIKRVVDHEKLRNLPFILETPWIGKDKNALRPMYEVEIALLRGNPAERFGAGFIEDVERLHHFFEKMDIHPRRYVLETWETLKNGAKSKKTDAREPMERLYDLVVEHGLFSDLTEEQINHRLTAFFAGREWLKAAV